The following DNA comes from Theileria parva strain Muguga chromosome 3 map unlocalized ctg_531, whole genome shotgun sequence.
TTACGGCAAAACAGAAagaaaatttgttaaataataatcatCCAACTCATTactttaatataatatacttaatcTACTCATAacacatattttttaataataatagaatatatttaacacatgAACAcacacattaaattttacatttgatattttaaattttaatatagGTGGTATGTTCCAATTTATATCTTAGTTAAATCTTGATTATATTTCTAGATAATACggattattattttaaatccCCCATGAaataatacattaaaaatcaaataatgGATTTATGCAAAACCTCCaaattactatttttaataatatcaGTTGGATATGTTAGATATGCTGATAGTTCTGATCAACCAGGTAACCCACATGTAACTACTGAAAATGATAGtgaagaagaagataaTTTCGAGGTAACTGAAACTTCTGAAACTCCCAGTGGTTCTGAACCATTTAAACAGAAAGATTCATGTgattcaataatttttatgaaaaaaaATGACGATGGAATACTAGTTCCAATGGACGAAAAAGAATATAAACTGATATTTGAAAATCcgtttaaaaaaatatttatatttcaaAAGAATCTAGAAATGCTACTTTGtaattatcaaaatatttttgaaaaCTTATCTGGAAATCCTTTTACCGCAtcattaacatattttaaagataaaaGCGTATTTATAATTCGACGTAAGGatgaatttatatttattaggTACGAAAGAAGGAAATGGAGAATATGTCCACGGAAACGCCTGGGTCTTATTAAACTTTACACACGAGATGGTGAAGATCATGATGTTGAACTGGGAGATGAGCATTTTTATGTTAGTTTAAGTTCAGGCGgatcattaaaatatgaattaaGAAGTAGTGTAAATTGTACTAAAGTTGTGTATAgggataaattaatttggGAACAAGGGACTCATG
Coding sequences within:
- a CDS encoding SVSP family protein, coding for MDLCKTSKLLFLIISVGYVRYADSSDQPGNPHVTTENDSEEEDNFEVTETSETPSGSEPFKQKDSCDSIIFMKKNDDGILVPMDEKEYKLIFENPFKKIFIFQKNLEMLLCNYQNIFENLSGNPFTASLTYFKDKSVRKKEMENMSTETPGSY